Proteins from one Arsenophonus apicola genomic window:
- a CDS encoding fimbrial protein, translating to MSFKFKIYLLLIFILIQSYISFAIAGKCSADITEQNIVFDELSVHYDNTHFPYKVRKIGSEIKINCQQKGDNYVYVKSIEGIKSVNGYYFNTNLNGVKLRWKLERKGSGAKKMELNGYRRIDEGNKKIFIGRFTIIIYPDFQAGEVNPIKITLAHRDGNQDTGETLFTYHIPKFKIKEQSCKIKTPKLNVQMGTVFKNNFKGKGSTTGERNFNIDVNCKGVNQAYITWQGGDSNGVIPADKNSSATGVGIQIFAKNTPIIFNKKLDIDFFKQLTYSAKYYQTGNSISAGTVNATATFTIDYK from the coding sequence ATGTCATTTAAATTTAAGATATATTTATTGTTAATTTTTATTTTAATTCAAAGTTATATATCATTTGCTATTGCGGGAAAATGTTCAGCTGATATCACAGAACAAAATATCGTATTTGATGAATTATCAGTTCATTATGATAATACCCATTTCCCCTATAAAGTAAGAAAAATTGGCAGTGAAATTAAGATTAATTGCCAGCAGAAAGGTGATAACTATGTCTATGTTAAATCTATTGAAGGAATAAAATCAGTCAATGGGTATTATTTCAATACAAATCTTAACGGTGTGAAATTGCGCTGGAAGCTTGAACGAAAAGGATCTGGAGCAAAAAAAATGGAATTAAATGGTTATAGAAGGATTGATGAAGGTAATAAAAAAATATTTATTGGTCGTTTTACTATAATTATTTATCCTGATTTTCAAGCTGGAGAAGTGAATCCCATAAAAATAACGCTTGCTCACCGCGATGGAAACCAGGATACGGGAGAAACATTATTTACTTATCATATTCCTAAATTTAAAATTAAGGAACAGTCATGCAAAATAAAAACACCAAAATTAAATGTTCAGATGGGGACAGTATTTAAAAATAATTTTAAAGGTAAAGGAAGTACCACCGGAGAGCGGAATTTTAATATTGATGTAAACTGTAAAGGTGTTAACCAAGCTTATATTACCTGGCAGGGGGGAGATTCAAATGGTGTTATACCAGCGGATAAAAATTCCTCAGCAACTGGGGTTGGGATTCAGATTTTTGCGAAGAATACACCTATAATATTTAATAAAAAACTGGATATAGATTTTTTTAAACAATTGACTTATAGTGCAAAATATTATCAGACTGGGAATAGTATTTCTGCTGGAACGGTTAATGCAACAGCAACATTTACTATTGATTATAAATAA